The proteins below come from a single Pedobacter sp. MC2016-14 genomic window:
- a CDS encoding cysteine-rich CWC family protein, with protein sequence MAKHEIISCERCSTPIECKANSYTKCQCSAVQLNLNEVQYISELYDGCLCAKCLFELQQEYKDAIAS encoded by the coding sequence ATGGCTAAGCACGAAATCATATCTTGTGAACGATGCAGTACTCCCATAGAGTGCAAGGCTAATTCTTACACCAAATGTCAGTGTAGTGCTGTGCAGCTCAATTTAAATGAGGTACAATACATCAGTGAGTTATATGATGGTTGTCTTTGTGCAAAATGTCTGTTTGAACTACAGCAGGAATATAAAGATGCTATAGCATCATAG